The Ostrea edulis chromosome 1, xbOstEdul1.1, whole genome shotgun sequence genomic sequence acaagAGTCCTGCTACTTCAGACATATGAATTATTAGGCCAGACTGTAGATCAGATATCTATAATAACAACAAAGTACTagtaacaaatgaaatcattttacaGATTATACAATCATCTTAAGACATTTAGTGTATACAGTTGTCTAGGGACAGGTCTTGGATCATTGTTGTCCCACTATCAGTGTTCTAAGCTGATCAGTCACATCTCTGTATcagcaaggtgactcaggtgagcgttgtggACCATGAGCATGGAAGTACATGTGTTTGATTAGGCCGAAAGTAATCATGGCTTTGTTCCACTAATACAACCGACTCTAAATTATACCCCTACCCTAGAAGTTTGTTGACATGTTCtccaaaaaattattattaaaaaagaTGGAGATGACCCTGGTAATAATATAGTTTAGTATATGACTTAATAATATCAAAGCAAATTCAACAACTGTATCTATATGAAAAATGAGTCCCTTGTTTTCAGTATGTCAATAGATCTGCTAATTGAATGGAAATTGTAATCAGAATTCAGAACATCTTCTTGTCTTGGATTTAGATGTaacaaatataattcatttcctACCAAGTTACTCTAATTTTGACTGAATATTAGTGGAAACACAACCATTTATATTTTTGGCCTTAGCATTCAAGAAATGTACATGTGAAAAAACAGGTCAATTGCAATCAGTGTGTGAAATATGTAGATCACTTGAATGtgtgaaataaatgtatattgtgaataggttgatatttacatgtcagTTTAATTATTGTAGATTGTGTTCCTAAAGACCCAGACCCTCCACATCATGGACACACTAGGACTCAGCACTCAGCTAAAAGTACGACAATGTTCTCAATGTCAGGGGGACACTGAGTTTTACTGTAACACATGTAAACGTGATCTGTGTTTACAGTGTAAAGAGAAACATGTCATTGATCTACATACCAAACACCATGATGTTGTGATTTACCGTGAGAAGTTTAAATGTGTTCCAATTAATGATGATTGTTTCCGACATCCGGGCTGGAAATATGAAATGTTCTGTGAGCCATGTGAAATCCCTGTGTGTTTTGCCTGCAGTGAACATAGAACTCATAGGTTTCAGGAATTACGTAGAGCCTATCAAAAAAAGCGACAACAACACAGAGAAATCATTGACAACATCAGAAGTGAGACTCTCTATAACTGTCGTGTTCTCCTGGCAGGAATCCAAACTGATATCCAAACTTGTCCCCCACAAATCTGTCACCGTCAATCACAGATGTCAACAAAAGCCCAGAGACTGAAGGATCTGATTGACACTGTGGTATGTGATGTTAAAACAAGATACCGAGGTTTATTGATTGATAGAATACAACAACAGAAGAGAAAAATGAACAGACACCTCACCCACATACAGAACTATGAAGACAGATATGAACAATCAGCAAACAGAGCGGTACAATTCCTCTTGTTTATAAAGACCAGTCGTGTCCCCCAGATAAAGGACACCCCTAATCTTCCACAACACCTGCTGCTGTCCCTGACTGAGGGATTCAACATGGAGGATGTCAGTCCGTTATTGAGGGGAATCCCAGAAATCCAAATGACAACAGGAAAACGACAAGTAGGAATAGACGAGTGTGTGAAACTGATGTCCACACCTGTATTACACACGTCTGTCTGTGTGACAGGTGTTAGTTGTGTGAGACACATATCTCGTGTGATGTCAGACCGGGTCTGGGTCTCTGATGATGACAATCTCATCTTGACAGACACAACAGGAGACACTATACACCGTGTGACAGGTATAACACCATGGTATGGAGGAGGACCACACACAGTGAACAGTTCTGGTGAACTGATTTATATAGACAGTAAACGTAACATCAACAAACTGTCTGTGGACAATCACACAGTCACCACACAGATAGAGGATACATCACCATGGCAACCACTGTGTGTGTACTGCTCCCCGTCCACTGGAGATCTGATGGTCGGGATGTGGAACTATAAAACAGGCAAGGTAACCCGGTACAACAGTAGTGGTCAACACATCCTGACCATACAACACGACAACAAACGTCAGACACTGTATAGTGATCCTCATTATATCACAGAGAACACTAACGGTGATATTATTGTGTCTGACTCGTCACGTGGTGCTGTAGTGGTGACAGAGCGCGGGGGGAGACATCGATTCTCCTACACAGGACCTCCATCAGGATCATCACTAAATCCATGGCGAATCTGTACAGACGCGCTGTCACACATCCTGGTGTATGATCGTAACACCAACACAGTACAGATGATTGACAAGGACGGTCACTTCCTGTCTCTGTTACTGACACCACAACACGGGATAAACATACCACGCGGCCtgaactatgatgataaaactCACCTTCTCTGGGTCGGATCAGACAACACCAACACAGTGTCTGTATATAGATATCTACAGAGgaggtactctctgactggtaagtactagtagtactgtagtttattgtactatatcagtcaGTATAAATAACATCAAATTCTACACAGGAATCCATTATAAATTATTGTTATGCTATGACATTGTTATGATAGTGATGTTTTAGAAAATGTACAGTGTAGGTTATGATTAGAGGtcatatctaattttaattacaatgtggCTATAATTAGAGGTGTtgattagttttaattacaaGGTGGGttataatcataataattaGAACTAgtgattaattttaattacagtATGGGTTATATCTAGGGGAGGAGTTAAGTTTTCATTACAAGTTGGTTATAATTATAGGTAATGTTTAGTTTTCATTACAGCATGTATAATGTGTGTTGTAATTAGAGATagtgattaattctaattacaatgtgagttataattagagctaTCAATTAATTCTAATTACAATGTGAGTTATATTTAGAGCTAGGGATtaattctgattacaatgtgagttataattagagctagggattaattctgattacaatgtgagttataattagagctagggattaattctaaattttacaatgtgagttataattagagctagGGATTAATTCTGATTGCATTGCaggttataattagagctagtgattaattacaattacaatttgaATTATAATTAGAGCTACGGATtaattctgattacaatgtgagttataattagagctagggattaattctaattacaatgtgagttataattagagctagGGATTATTTCTAATTACAATGtgagttataattagagctaggaattaattttaattacaaatgggttataattagaggagGAATTATGTTTCTATTGCAATGTGGGTTATGCTTAGaggtaatatttaattttgacTACAATGTTGGATTTAATTACAACTAgtgattaattttaattacaacaTGGGATATAATTAGACGAGGAGTTAGGTTGTTATTAAAATGTGGTTGATAATTAAGGTTAACTTAGTGTGTAGGTTTAATGTTAAATGATGTGGGTTATAATTACATTAAGtgaataatattaataatataatataattaattttaattacaatgggGGCAATGATTAGATGAGGAGAAAtggttttatttaatattttgggTTG encodes the following:
- the LOC125682793 gene encoding uncharacterized protein LOC125682793 — its product is MDTLGLSTQLKVRQCSQCQGDTEFYCNTCKRDLCLQCKEKHVIDLHTKHHDVVIYREKFKCVPINDDCFRHPGWKYEMFCEPCEIPVCFACSEHRTHRFQELRRAYQKKRQQHREIIDNIRSETLYNCRVLLAGIQTDIQTCPPQICHRQSQMSTKAQRLKDLIDTVVCDVKTRYRGLLIDRIQQQKRKMNRHLTHIQNYEDRYEQSANRAVQFLLFIKTSRVPQIKDTPNLPQHLLLSLTEGFNMEDVSPLLRGIPEIQMTTGKRQVGIDECVKLMSTPVLHTSVCVTGVSCVRHISRVMSDRVWVSDDDNLILTDTTGDTIHRVTGITPWYGGGPHTVNSSGELIYIDSKRNINKLSVDNHTVTTQIEDTSPWQPLCVYCSPSTGDLMVGMWNYKTGKVTRYNSSGQHILTIQHDNKRQTLYSDPHYITENTNGDIIVSDSSRGAVVVTERGGRHRFSYTGPPSGSSLNPWRICTDALSHILVYDRNTNTVQMIDKDGHFLSLLLTPQHGINIPRGLNYDDKTHLLWVGSDNTNTVSVYRYLQRRYSLTDNPDRDERITEASSDEGVQESGLELEISEESESEEYRYYLNYEDSSEESDPDDEDTAESGTSEDNGVEENGHDWNLEETSENEDELEMSGCRHEQIAMTEQATNTTSSLIFHSPPVSPDRIPDESPDSPPST